The following are encoded together in the Osmia lignaria lignaria isolate PbOS001 chromosome 6, iyOsmLign1, whole genome shotgun sequence genome:
- the LOC117601617 gene encoding uncharacterized protein LOC117601617, with amino-acid sequence MGSEHYCLRWNNHQSNLLGVFSQLLESESLVDVTLACTEGPSIRAHKVVLSACSSYFQALFLDHPNRHPIVILKDVRFAELRTLVDFMYKGEVNVEYCQLSDLLKTAESLKVKGLADMTNINAAVASRDDQQQQQHQQQQQQQQQQQQQQQPQQQQQQHTSTSEGIQRGTSREHHRERESIKESSNKERDREGNTSGGTGLPSGGVKECEQTQPNVTQPPTSESTEAVDMTDCPPSPTGPGSPCPGPLALDRPRRDSEDVASLEETRGTLSPISVHSGPSDMSLSNNTGGTPGVLPLNLPQSRLPSPHSTEPLAGPSGLPPVQQVPLSLKKEIDWERSTEERSASSEISTDYRLPPEPELMGVDERVFACMYCGASFLHQSKLARHILSHSLESLKFREQAAHLQLQAQLGLEPGMHLPPEAHYPTAGTIEPMDLELAAHSDPTSGVVLCKFCGKSFPDVGSLIAHLPAHTGDRPFKCEFCGKAFKLRHHMKDHCRVHTGERPFRCTLCGKTFSRSTILKAHEKTHYPKYVRKFLSPSPVDPSEEEAPPPPPPHH; translated from the exons ATGGGAAGTGAGCATTACTGCCTGAGGTGGAACAATCATCAGAGCAACTTGCTGGGTGTGTTCAGTCAATTGCTGGAGTCGGAGTCGCTGGTGGACGTGACACTGGCGTGCACGGAGGGACCTTCGATACGTGCCCACAAGGTAGTCCTCTCCGCGTGCTCCAGCTACTTCCAGGCCCTGTTCCTCGACCACCCGAACCGCCACCCCATAGTCATCCTAAAGGACGTACGTTTCGCCGAGCTACGTACCCTCGTCGACTTCATGTACAAAGGCGAGGTAAACGTCGAGTACTGCCAGCTATCGGACCTCCTAAAGACAGCGGAGAGCCTTAAGGTTAAGGGTCTAGCGGATATGACAAACATTAACGCGGCGGTAGCGTCGAGAGACgaccaacaacaacaacagcaccaacaacaacagcagcaacagcaacagcagcagcagcagcaacaaccacagcagcaacagcagcaacacaCGAGCACATCCGAGGGTATACAACGCGGGACATCGCGAGAACATCATCGAGAACGCGAGAGTATAAAGGAATCGAGCAATAAAGAAAGAGACAGGGAAGGAAATACATCCGGTGGCACGGGACTGCCATCCGGCGGGGTGAAAGAATGCGAACAGACCCAACCGAACGTTACCCAACCACCCACCAGCGAGTCCACCGAGGCGGTAGACATGACCGACTGTCCGCCATCGCCTACAGGACCCGGTAGCCCTTGTCCAGGACCTTTAGCCCTTGATCGACCTAGGAGGGACTCCGAAGATGTCGCCAGTCTAGAAGAAACCAGGGGTACCCTTAGTCCGATCTCGGTACACAGTGGACCATCGGATATGAGTCTAAGTAACAATACTGGTGGCACGCCTGGCGTGCTTCCGTTGAACCTACCACAGAGCCGACTTCCGTCCCCGCACAGTACAGAACCTCTCGCGGGCCCGTCGGGGTTACCCCCGGTCCAACAAGTTCCCCTT TCGTTAAAAAAAGAGATAGACTGGGAAAGGTCGACCGAGGAGCGAAGCGCGAGCAGCGAAATATCCACGGACTACAGACTCCCACCAGAACCG GAGTTGATGGGTGTGGATGAGCGGGTGTTTGCGTGCATGTACTGCGGTGCCTCGTTCCTCCACCAGAGCAAGCTGGCGCGGCACATCCTATCGCACAGCCTCGAGTCGCTCAAGTTCCGTGAGCAGGCGGCCCACCTGCAGCTGCAGGCTCAGCTGGGTCTCGAGCCCGGTATGCACCTGCCGCCCGAGGCCCACTACCCCACCGCAGGTACGATCGAGCCGATGGACCTCGAGCTCGCGGCCCACTCGGACCCGACCTCCGGCGTCGTCCTCTGCAAGTTCTGTGGCAAGTCGTTCCCGGACGTTGGCTCGTTGATAGCCCATCTACCTGCCCATACCGGGGACAGACCGTTCAAGTGCGAGTTCTGCGGCAAGGCGTTCAAGTTGCGGCATCACATGAAGGATCATTGTCGGGTACACACCGGGGAACGGCCGTTCCGGTGTACGTTATGCGGCAAGACCTTCTCGAGGTCGACGATACTGAAGGCCCACGAAAAGACACATTATCCGAAGTATGTGCGCAAGTTCCTGTCCCCGAGCCCGGTGGATCCCTCCGAGGAAGAGGccccgccaccgccgccgccgcatCATTGA